In a single window of the Coprothermobacter proteolyticus DSM 5265 genome:
- a CDS encoding MBL fold metallo-hydrolase — protein sequence MELHRVTVTPLKSNCYILKSGTDIAVVDPGGDPEKILERLAKLDGQVKFIIATHYHFDHVGALKELKESVSAPFLIHKNDVPFLDNIIPDQTLTEGDEISLGEETLQVIHTPGHTAGSICLLGDGFILTGDTLFQFSYGRTDYPGGDDFQMQQSLKRLQDILVPGMTVYPGHGLPFVIKS from the coding sequence ATGGAGTTACATAGGGTAACAGTAACGCCACTTAAAAGTAACTGTTACATACTAAAATCAGGTACTGACATCGCAGTAGTTGACCCCGGAGGAGACCCAGAGAAAATACTAGAGCGACTGGCAAAGCTTGATGGCCAAGTAAAATTCATAATAGCAACCCATTACCACTTTGATCACGTTGGAGCTCTAAAAGAACTCAAAGAAAGCGTAAGCGCGCCCTTTCTCATCCATAAAAATGATGTGCCTTTCCTTGACAACATAATCCCCGATCAAACCCTAACGGAAGGTGATGAAATCTCTTTGGGAGAAGAAACGCTCCAGGTGATACATACCCCAGGGCACACTGCTGGGAGCATTTGTCTTCTTGGAGACGGATTCATACTTACCGGGGACACGTTATTCCAGTTTTCCTATGGAAGAACAGATTATCCTGGAGGAGACGATTTTCAGATGCAGCAATCTCTAAAAAGGCTTCAGGACATACTTGTGCCGGGCATGACCGTGTATCCAGGACATGGGTTGCCTTTTGTCATCAAAAGTTAG